The genomic interval ACTTGGACCTGTTTTAATATCAAAAGAGATAGGACACAATCCATAGGAGCAAGATTCTAAAAGCACCATAGGAAAACCCTCATAATAGCTACTCATAGCATAAATACTCGCATTAAGATATTCAGATTCTATATCTTTGGTAAATGGCTTGAGAATTATGGAATCTTGCAATCCTAAATCTTTAATTTTAGTTTCTATCTCACTCTTTATATCACCATCACCTACGATAACAAGCTGCCAAGAATGTAATTGGGGGGGGGGCACAGATGATTGAAGGCTCTGTTGAAGCAGAGCCCAAATATCAATGAGGCGCAAAAAGCCTTTTTGATCACCTCTATCCATACGCCCAACTGATATGATACTTTTTTGCTTCAAATCTGTTTGTTCTGTAGAAATAATGGGTAAAAAATTAGGAATAACCCTAATATCTTTGTGGTATTGCCCCCAAATAGAAAGCTCTTTAGAAGAAAGGACAACAAGAGTGTGGAAAAAATTATTTCGTGTATTATATATACTAAAATTTAAATGAATAAGTCTTATATATCGTGTGAACTTGTGCTTAAGAAAAGGTATATAAGTGCTGTCATTTGCAATGACTACATCAAAATCTCTAAAATCAAAATGCACTTGTGCATTAAGAATAAATTTATAACAATTTTTATAATAGATTTTAGAGAAAACATTACGACATATTTGTGCTTTAAAAGCAGATTCTGAAATATTATGCCAAAAGTGAAGTTTTATGCTATTATTAATATAGTAAGGTAAGTTTTCATTGGCTTTATAAAAGCTTAATATTTCCACTTCATTCCCTACTTCACTAAAAGCATTAGCAAGATTTACAACTACTCTTTCAGCTCCACCTGTAATGCTTATATCACCGATTGTGAGCAGGATTTTCTTCATATACACCTGTAGATAGTTTTAACATAACTGTATATATCGCAATAAACAAATAAAGCTTGATTATAAATTTTAACACATTTAAATAAGTGCAAGAAAACTCCTATATTCTTTTAATTTGTTAATGCTGAATTTTGTATTTTAACATAATTCTGCATAATATCTTTTTAAAAAACTGAGCATTTAAATAATTAAAACAAATTTAAAAAACCTAAAAGAAGAAAATATAAGAATCATAAGAAGTATTTTCCCTATCCCTGCATCGACCTACATTCCCACACCTGAAAGATGCAGTATCATCGGCGAAGAGAAGCTTAACTGCCAGGTTCGGAATGGAGCTGGGTGTTGCCTTCTCTCTATAAACACAAGAAAAAGGGAAATAAAGACAAGAAAATTTGTCCTTATTTCCATTTTTCTTTATTGTAAAAAGCCTTTAATAGTAAATAAACAACAAATTACGCTTTTATTTATCAATTACCTTTGTTTTTTACAAAAACATACACTCAATAAGGCAGTATCTTAAAAGAAAAGCCAAGCGGTCTATTAGTAGTAGTCAGCTAAACACATTACTATGCTTACACATCTACCCTATCAAGCAGCTAGTCTTGCTGCGACCTTCAGGGAAAGTTTATCTTGGAGTTGGCTTCCCGCTTAGATGCTTTCAGCGGTTATCACATCCACGCGTAGCTACCCAGCGATGCTCTTGGCAGAACAACTGGTACACCAGTGGCGTGTCCATCCCGGTCCTCTCGTACTAGGGACAGCTCTCCTCAACTTTCCTACGCCCACGGCAGATAGGGACCGAACTGTCTCACGACGTTCTGAACCCAGCTCGCGTACCGCTTTAAATGGCGAACAGCCATACCCTTGGGACCTACTCCAGCCCCAGGATGCGATGAGCCGACATCGAGGTGCCAAACCTCCCCGTCGATGTGAGCTCTTGGGGGAGATCAGCCTGTTATCCCCGGGGTACCTTTTATCCTTTGAGCGATGACCCTTCCACACAGAATCACCGGATCACTATGACCGACTTTCGTCTCTGCTTGACTTGTTTGTCTTACAGTCAGGCTGGCTTATGCCATTACACTCTTCTTGCGATTTCCAACCGCAATGAGCCAACCTTTGCAAGCCTCCGTTACTTTTTAGGAGGCGACCGCCCCAGTCAAACTACCCACCAGGCATTGTCCTGCTTATGGATAACATAAGCCAGTTAGCAGACAGAAACATTAAGGGTGGTATCTCAACGATGGCTCCATCTCCACCAGAGTGAAGACTTCAAAGCCTCCCACCTATCCTGCGCATAATGCTCCCATCGGCAGTGCCAAGCTGTAGTAAAGGTCCACGGGGTCTTTCCGTCTTGCCGCGGGTAGGAGGAATTTTCACCTCCACTACAATTTCACTGAATCCCTGGTTGAGACAGCTCCCATCTCGTTACGCCATTCATGCAGGTCGGTATTTAACCGACAAGGAATTTCGCTACCTTAGGACCGTTATAGTTACGGCCGCCGTTTACTCGGGCTTCAATTCAAAGCTTCGCATTGCTGCTAACTAATCCTCTTAACCTTCGAGCACCGGGCAGGCGTCACACCTTATACTTCCTCTTACGAGTTTGCAAAGTGCTGTGTTTTTGGTAAACAGTCGGGAGGGACTCTTTGCTGAGACCTACTTGCGTAGGCACACCTTATTGCGAACTTACGGTGCTAGTTTGCAGAGTTCCTTAACCAGAGTTCTTTCACGCGCCTTAGAATACTCATCTCATCTACCTGTGTCGGTTTGCGGTACGGGCAACATTAGCTAAACTTAGAGGCTTTTCTTGGCACGACGGCATCAATGGCACTCCAATTGAGCCGAAGCTCGCTTGAAGCTATTGGAGTTTCAAATACAGAGGCGGATTTTCCATTCCTCCAATCTACGCTCTTAAATTAGCATTTCCATCAGCTAACGCCATTTAGCCCTATGCGTCCCCCCATCGCACACTAATGTTGGTATGGGAATATTAACCCATTTTCCATCGACTACCCCTTTCGGACTTGTCTTAGGACCCGACTAACCCTACGATGACGAGCATCGCGTAGGAAACCTTAGATTTTCGGCGAAGTGGATTCTCACCACTTTTATCGCTACTCATTCCTGCATGCTCACTTCGCATCGCTCCAGCACTCCTTACCGGTATGCCTTCAACGCTGATACGAACGCTCTTCTACCACTGTGCATCAGCACAATCTACAACTTCGGTGTCTATCTTAGCCCCGTTATATTTTCTGCGCAAAATCACTAGACCAGTGAGCTGTTACGCTTTCTTTAAAGGATGGCTGCTTCTAAGCCAACCTCCTGGTTGTCTAAGTAACTTCACATCATTTTCCACTTAGAATAGAACTTTGGGACCTTAGTTGGTAGTCTGGGTTGTTCCCCTTTTGACGATTGATTTTATCACCCACCGCCTGACTCCCAAGATACGGTAATAGGTATTCGTAGTTTGACAGGGGTTGGTACCGCGGTGAGCAGCCCTAGCCCAATCAGAGCTCTACCCCCTATTACTATCACTTGAGGCTATACCTAAATATATTTCGAAGAGAACCAGCTATCACCAAGTTTGTTTGGCCTTTCACCCCTATCCACAGCTCATCCCAACCCGTTTCAATGGGTACGAGTTCAGTCCTCCACGAGCTATTACACTCGCTTCAACTTGGCCATGGATAGATCACTTGGCTTCGGGTCTGCAGCATCTGACTAAACGCCCTTTCAGACTCGCTTTCGCTACGGCTTCGCGTTTGCTTAACCTTGCCAGATACCACAACTCGCAGGATCATTATGCAAAAGGCAGTCCATCACCCTGATAAATCATAGGGCTCTGAATGATTGTAGGCAGATGGTTTCAGGTTCTATTTCACTCCGCTCACTGCGGTTCTTTTCACCTTTCCCTCACGGTACTTGTTCGCTATCGGTGTGATAGTAGTATTTAGGGTTGGAGAGTGGTCTCCCCTGCTTCAGTCCGGGTTTCACGTGCCCTGACCTACTCTGGATACTGCTACCTATGAATAACCTTCGCATACGGGATTATCACCCTCTGTGATGTATTTTTCCAAATACTTCTGCTCAATTATTCAAGTGGATATTGCAGTCCTCAACCCCAGTAGCAAGCTACTGGTTTGCCCTCTTCCCCGTTCGCTCGCCGCTACTAGGAGAATCTCGTTTGATTTCTTTTCCTCTAGCTACTGAGATGTTTCACTTCGCTAGGTTCGCTCCATTAAAGGTAATACCTATCTCTAGGTATTGGGTTGCCCCATTCGGAAATCTATGGGTCAAAGCTTCTTGACAGCTCTCCATAGCTTATCGCAGTCTAGTACGTCCTTCATCGCCTCTATCACCCAAGGCATCCACCATCTGCCCTTAAAAGCTTTTACTTCTAAGGATACTGCCTTATTGAATGTATTATGTATTCAATAAACAATATATCGCGTAATTGTAGTTAATTACTATTTAGGCTATTAACAATAAATTTTCAAATAACACTTAGACAAAAGTCTAATGCAAAGATATAAAGTAACTATAAGCTTTGCATTAAACTTCTTAAATTCAGTGGTGGAGAATAGCGGGATCGAACCGCTGACCTCCTGCGTGCAAAGCAGGCGCTCTCCCAGCTGAGCTAATTCCCCTTTTATATGCAATAATTAATTTATAGCAATATTATTACGATATGGTGGGCTTAGGAGGACTTGAACCTCCGACCTCACCCTTATCAGGGGTGCGCTCTAACCACCTGAGCTATAAGCCCCTAAAGCCTGCTATTTCAAGCGATGCTATTTGGAGATCTCTGAAAACTAAGCAAGTCTATTAAGTTTATCTTTTCTATTCTCATAAATCTGTGGTTAAGATAAATAAATATCTTAACACATCTCTAGAAAGGAGGTGATCCAACCGCAGGTTCACCTACGGTTACCTTGTTACGACTTCACCCCAGTCGCTGCATCCGCCGTGGGCGGTAACCAATTTAGTATCCCGACTTAAGGCGAATACAACTCCCATGGTGTGACGGGCGGTGAGTACAAGACCCGGGAACGTATTCACCGTGACATGGCTGATTCACGATTACTAGCGATTCCAGCTTCATGTAGTCGAGTTGCAGACTACAATCCGAACTGAGAGACGTTTTTGAGATTTGCTCCACCTCGCGATATTGCTCCTCTTTGTGCGCCCCATTGTAGCACGTGTGTAGCCCTAGGCGTAAGGGCCATGATGACTTGACGTCGTCCTCACCTTCCTCCTCCTTACGAAGGCAGTCTCCTTAGAGTGCTCAGCCGAACTGCTAGCAACTAAGGACGAGGGTTGCGCTCGTTGCGGGACTTAACCCAACATCTCACGACACGAGCTGACGACAGCCGTGCAGCACCTGTTTTCAAGCTCCCCGAAGGGCACTCCACTATCTCTAGTAGATTCTATCAATGTCAAGCCTAGGTAAGGTTCTTCGCGTATCTTCGAATTAAACCACATGCTCCACCGCTTGTGCGGGTCCCCGTCTATTCCTTTGAGTTTTAATCTTGCGACCGTACTCCCCAGGCGGGATGCTTAATGCGTTAGCTGCATTACTGCCCTGACAAGCAAGGCAACAACTAGCATCCATCGTTTAGGGCGTGGACTACCAGGGTATCTAATCCTGTTTGCTCCCCACGCTTTCGTGCATCAGCGTCAGTAATGTTCCAGCAGGTCGCCTTCGCAATGAGTATTCCTCTTGATCTCTACGGATTTTACCCCTACACCAAGAATTCCACCTA from Helicobacter hepaticus ATCC 51449 carries:
- a CDS encoding glycosyltransferase family 4 protein, whose amino-acid sequence is MKKILLTIGDISITGGAERVVVNLANAFSEVGNEVEILSFYKANENLPYYINNSIKLHFWHNISESAFKAQICRNVFSKIYYKNCYKFILNAQVHFDFRDFDVVIANDSTYIPFLKHKFTRYIRLIHLNFSIYNTRNNFFHTLVVLSSKELSIWGQYHKDIRVIPNFLPIISTEQTDLKQKSIISVGRMDRGDQKGFLRLIDIWALLQQSLQSSVPPPQLHSWQLVIVGDGDIKSEIETKIKDLGLQDSIILKPFTKDIESEYLNASIYAMSSYYEGFPMVLLESCSYGLCPISFDIKTGPSDIIENNKSGYLIQDNDLHTYAHKLIELMSDENKRKTMGEAAKARVAQKFSKEAIMPLWEEVLGGK